In the genome of Rhodamnia argentea isolate NSW1041297 chromosome 3, ASM2092103v1, whole genome shotgun sequence, one region contains:
- the LOC125314264 gene encoding uncharacterized protein LOC125314264 yields the protein MLENKLVATTFSASNSTLEEIYDAVAVVKFPFLMLSIVAKKHFPILLIDYLWRLVGVAMGGQLHNQLTGAGIVTVRDFVDLPGSIKTEKYCGWQNLRCYVETYFGACCIMSPMTRNLPRICVENRLPEL from the exons ATGctagaaaataaattagttGCTACGACATTTTCGGCAAGCAATTCAACTTTAGAGGAGATTTATGATGCTGTAGCTGTTGTGAAGTTTCCGTTTCTTATGCTTTCTATAGTTGCCAAGAAGCATTTCCCAATTCTACTGATTGACTACCTCTGGAGACTGGTTGGAGTGGCAATGGGTGGACAACTGCACAATCAATTGACAGGAGCTGGGATTGTCACAGTCCGAGATTTCGTCGACCTTCCTGGATCAATCAAGACTGAGAAAT ATTGTGGGTGGCAGAATCTCAGATGCTATGTGGAAACATACTTCGGGGCATGTTGCATTATGTCTCCTATGACAAGGA ATCTACCTCGAATCTGTGTCGAAAATCGCTTGCCAGAATTATGA